One segment of Flexistipes sp. DNA contains the following:
- a CDS encoding secretin N-terminal domain-containing protein: MWAKIKILLVFFILMISAASLYAENTKSTMQPEKLSQNVSLNLRNASIRTVATVLAKESDFNIVLPDNIQGNITMMLEDVTLYQALQALSRSADLTYSIENDIIYINKKNQPAGISDMENFFYYPKYISLGKLASVLKNYLGPQGKIVVDDFSGVVIISDTKKNLDFIKTVISKIDRNIKQVLIKAKIVELTKSGSQDLGIQWGATINKTTGSDFPHTIQIGGGATGGDITGLTPSGSSGYFVNMPVASPAGALNMMLGNYAGSFLLDIRLQALEEAGKAKVVSEPRIMTINNQQARIESGQEYKYKVIEENDGDVDTDVEEDEAKLVLEVKPQITPDNKILMNISVEKSELDFSRAVDGYPMKFTRKANSLIMVDDGETAVIGGLTQQTTSQSSTSVPFLSEIPFLGALFKSKSTSNKTNELVIFLTPKIVENNESVAENQ, from the coding sequence ATGTGGGCAAAGATTAAAATTTTATTGGTATTTTTTATTTTAATGATATCTGCAGCTTCTTTGTATGCTGAGAATACAAAAAGCACAATGCAGCCTGAAAAACTAAGCCAAAACGTTTCGCTCAACCTGCGCAATGCCAGTATCAGAACTGTGGCGACCGTTTTGGCAAAAGAATCGGATTTTAACATTGTTTTGCCCGATAATATCCAGGGCAATATAACCATGATGCTCGAAGATGTTACACTATACCAGGCTTTACAGGCACTTTCCAGAAGTGCAGATCTTACCTACTCAATAGAAAATGACATTATCTATATTAACAAAAAGAATCAACCGGCAGGCATCAGTGATATGGAAAATTTCTTCTATTATCCAAAATATATCAGTTTGGGCAAGTTGGCATCAGTACTAAAAAATTACCTTGGTCCGCAGGGGAAAATTGTCGTTGACGATTTCAGCGGAGTGGTAATCATCTCCGATACGAAAAAAAATCTCGATTTTATCAAAACTGTTATCAGCAAGATTGATAGAAACATTAAACAGGTTCTGATAAAAGCAAAAATCGTGGAGCTGACAAAAAGCGGAAGCCAGGACTTAGGTATACAGTGGGGGGCAACAATTAACAAAACAACGGGAAGCGATTTCCCTCACACGATACAAATCGGCGGCGGCGCCACAGGCGGTGATATAACCGGTTTAACACCTTCGGGCTCATCCGGATATTTTGTCAATATGCCGGTAGCCTCACCGGCCGGTGCTTTAAACATGATGCTCGGCAACTATGCAGGGTCTTTTCTCCTTGATATCCGCCTTCAGGCTCTGGAAGAGGCGGGTAAAGCAAAAGTCGTTTCAGAGCCCAGAATAATGACTATTAATAACCAGCAGGCAAGAATCGAAAGCGGCCAGGAATACAAATATAAAGTTATTGAAGAAAATGACGGAGATGTTGATACAGACGTGGAGGAAGATGAGGCAAAACTTGTGCTGGAGGTAAAACCTCAAATTACCCCCGATAACAAAATATTAATGAATATTTCTGTGGAAAAAAGCGAACTGGATTTCAGCCGTGCAGTTGACGGATACCCTATGAAATTCACACGCAAGGCGAATTCTTTAATAATGGTGGATGATGGTGAAACTGCAGTTATCGGCGGACTTACTCAGCAGACCACTTCACAGAGCAGCACTTCTGTTCCTTTTCTCAGTGAAATACCGTTTCTCGGGGCACTCTTTAAAAGTAAATCCACATCGAATAAAACCAATGAGCTGGTTATCTTTTTAACTCCGAAAATTGTTGAAAATAATGAAAGCGTGGCTGAAAATCAGTGA